From the Xyrauchen texanus isolate HMW12.3.18 chromosome 49, RBS_HiC_50CHRs, whole genome shotgun sequence genome, one window contains:
- the LOC127640228 gene encoding LOW QUALITY PROTEIN: mucin-2-like (The sequence of the model RefSeq protein was modified relative to this genomic sequence to represent the inferred CDS: inserted 1 base in 1 codon), which translates to MEWGTSAVCILLLALICDIQVNALRVQALNHVNNICSMWGNFHFKTFDGDSYQFQGMCDYNLVSDCQSLIRQFSVHVKRGEHTTDSKISRVAVSINDISVEMTPNQVMVNEQIVTLPIHVAGILVEENTIYIKLYSKLGISVKWNREDAVTVELDDKYSNRTCGLCGDFNGIPVYNEFIESGEKIGHVEFGNMHRVPNPMHVCEDPFENDDEQNVLDQCEKYRTNCADFLEVEDWSSCTKVLSPEPYVKACVNDMCLGQDGDVSSLCATLSEYSRQCSHAGGTPPNWRTEQFCAVKCPFNMVHSESGSPCMDTCSHKDTNTLCAEHNTDGCFCPQGTVFDDISNMGCIPVEQCQCKHDQNYKPGEVLLKDDEECICQEGNWICMSLPSPGLCALEEGSHFTTYDGKEFTFHGDCHYVLSKDCKDSKFIILGQIVPCLTHETDTCLKSIVVLFDNDKKNPLLIKPDGTVQHNAEVPLPYKTADFTVFRPSSFYIMLQTSFGLQVQVQLVPIMQVYITVDQSFQGKTCGLCGNFNKVLSDDLKTPQGLVEGTAVSFANTWKAQSNCPDRTERMDDPCSYSTDSEHFAEHWCSKMKDKESPFAKCHSTVNPESYYKRCKYSSCTCEKSEDCLCAVFSSYARACAAKGIFLQGWRQTVCEKYTENCPASQNYSYQLQSCQHTCISLSSERQGCNVDFVPVDGCACPDGLYQDESGLCVPMEKCPCYHNGQKIRPGQSVSLKDEHCVCMNGKFHCRSSRARFLECPHPKVFFNCSTAGPDEHGLDCARTCLQQEVDCFSLDCESGCQCPTGLLDDGKGYCDKCGNKTGHFHVITENIPCGTTGTTCSKAVGILLGRTKLELSEGIVRVSDTGSGPLIKYNKRNVGMYLVIDAVIGMTVLWDRKTTVRIILQPQHMGEVCGLCGNFNGNGKDDFTTQGNLQTSNIMEFVDSWKGLSTCPDAEPDFDPCFQTPNRHTWAKIQCSIIKSKTFKDCHSMVDPGPFYDNCVKDSCACDTGGDCECFCTAVAAYAQACNDKEVCVAWRTPEICPVYCDYYNKPGECIWHYSPCHPPSYKTCLNPEGIHNNTLPNLEGCYPECPEDKPIFDEKNQICVEICNQTCNDNGNEYEPGEEIPTDKPWCCFYNGTEYDHNAVIYNVTDGMGMCYYAICINTTVIESMVPCPTPTTTPPSTTPTTPPTSPTGSSSSSTPTGSTPTSEVTESTSTECFICDWSEWFNVYNPATGGGNDFETYEKITENGKEICEHPEDIECRATGEMDMSFEDYISQTKQVAQCNVSYGLTSSPTPTVITTTTEKPTPLTPTGSTPTTKSTTTVESTTSPQTPEPPTSSTSSPTPTVITTTSEKPTPSTPTGSTPTTKLTESTTTVEPTTSPQTPEPPTSSTSSPTPTVITTTTEKPTPSTPTGSTPTTKLTESTTTVESTTSPQTPEPPTSSTSSPTPTVITTTTEKPTPSTPTGSTPTTKSTTTVESTTSPQTPEPPTSSTSSPTPTVITTTTEKPTPLTPTGSTPTTKSTTTTEKPTPSTPTGSTPTTKSTTTVESTTSPQTPEPPTSSTSSPTPTVITTTTEKPTPLTPTGSTPTTKSTTTVESTTSPQTPEPPTSSTSSPTPTVITTTSEKPTPSTPTGSTPTTKLTESTTTVEPTTSPQTPEPPTSSTSSPTPTVITTTTEKPTPSTPTGSTPTTKLTESTTTVEPTTSPQTPEPPTSSTSSPTPTVITTTTEKPTPSTPTGSTPTSKVTESTSTECFICDWSEWFNVYNPATGGGNDFETYEKITENGKEICEHPEDIECRATGEMDMSFEDYISQTKQVAQCNVSYGLTTEKPTPSTPTGSTPTTKSTTTVESTTSPETPEPPTSSTSSPTPTVITTTTEKPTPLTPTGSTPTTKSTTTVESTTSPQTPEPPTSSTSSPTPTVITTTTEKPTPSTPTGSTPTTKLTESTTTVESTTSPQTPEPPTSSTSSPTPTAITTTTEKPTPSTPTGSTPTTKLTESTTTVESTTSPQTTEPPTSSTSSPTPTAITTTTEKPTPSTPTGSTPTTKLTESTTTVESTTSPQTPEPPTSSTSSPTPTAITTTTEKPTPSTPTGSTPTTKLTESTTTVESTTSPQTPEPATSSTSSPTPTAITTTTEKPTPSTPTGSTPTTKLTESTTTVESTTSPQTPEPPTSSTSSPTPTVITTTTEKPTQSTPTGSTPTTKSTTTVESTTSPQTPEPPTSSTSSPTPTVITTTTEKPTPSTPTGSTPTTESTTTVEPTTSPQTPEPPTSSTSSPTPTVITTTTEKPTPSTPTGSTPTTKSTTTVESTTSPQTPEPPTSSTSSPTPTVITTTSEKPTPSTPTGSTPTTKLTESTTTVEPTTSPQTPKPPTSSTSSPTPTVITTTTEKPTPSTPTGSTPTTKLTESTTTVESTTSPQTPEPPTSSTSSPTPTAITTTTEKPTPSTPTGSTPTTKLTESTTTPTVITTTTEKPTPSTPTGSTPTTKLTESTTTVEPTTSPQTPEPPTSSTSSPTPTVITTTTEKPTPSTPTGSTPTTKLTESTTTVEPTTSPQTPNHPPVXTSSPTPTVITTTTEKPTPSTPTGSTPTTKLTESTTTVEPTTSPQTPEPPTSSTSSPTPTVITTTTEKPTPSTPTGSTPTTKLTESTTTVESTTSPQTPSTTPITTPCFCVVNGVQYNPGETIFDTVHIGSGICLTMICSEICALQNSTEPCPTSTTPAPTPSTTPAPTPSTTPTLTPSTTPTPTPYYDCPEWEQYVHLT; encoded by the exons ATGGAGTGGGGTACATCTGCAGTTTGCATACTACTGCTGGCTCTTATCTGTGACATACAGGTTAATGCATTGAGAG tccAAGCGCTTAACCATGTAAACAACATCTGTAGCATGTGGGGCAACTTTCACTTCAAGACGTTTGATGGCGACTCTTACCAGTTTCAAGGCATGTGCGATTATAACCTGGTGTCGGACTGCCAAAGCCTCATTCGCCAGTTCTCGGTTCACGTGAAGAGAGGAGAACACACCACTGACTCAAAGATCAGCAGAGTAGCGGTGTCCATCAATGACATTTCTGTCGAAATGACCCCAAACCAGGTCATGGTCAACGAACAAAT TGTGACACTACCCATCCATGTCGCTGGGATTCTTGTGGAAGAGAATACAATTTACATCAAACTCTATTCAAAACTGGGCATCAGCGTCAAGTGGAACAGAGAGGATGCAGTCACG GTGGAGCTGGATGACAAATATTCAAATCGTACTTGTGGACTGTGTGGCGATTTCAATGGTATTCCCGTTTATAATGAGTTTATTGAATCAGGTGA AAAGATTGGCCATGTTGAATTTGGGAATATGCACAGAGTTCCAAATCCAATGCATGTTTGTGAAGACCCTTTTGAAAACGACGATGAGCAAAATGTTTTGGACCAATGTGAAAAATAT CGGACAAATTGTGCAGACTTTTTGGAGGTTGAAGACTGGTCTTCCTGTACCAAGGTTTTGAGTCCTGAGccgtatgtaaaggcctgtgtgAATGATATGTGTTTGGGTCAAGATGGAGACGTTTCATCACTCTGTGCGACTTTATCTGAATACTCACGCCAGTGCTCTCATGCGGGAGGGACTCCACCCAATTGGAGAACAGAGCAATTCTGtg CTGTGAAATGCCCCTTCAATATGGTGCATTCTGAAAGTGGCTCCCCATGTATGGacacatgctcacacaaagacacaaacacactgtgtGCGGAACACAACACCGACGGCTGCTTTTGCCCACAAG GAACTGTGTTTGATGACATCTCAAACATGGGCTGCATCCCAGTGGAACAGTGCCAGTGCAAACATGACCAAAACTATAAACCCGGAGAAGTCCTCCTTAAGGACGACGAGGAATG CATATGTCAGGAGGGGAACTGGATTTGTATGAGTCTGCCTAGTCCTGGCCTGTGTGCCCTAGAGGAAGGATCTCATTTCACCACCTACGACGGGAAAGAATTCACTTTCCACGGAGACTGCCACTATGTTCTCTCCAAA GACTGCAAAGACTCAAAGTTCATCATATTGGGCCAGATTGTTCCTTGTTTAACCCATGAAACCGACACCTGCTTGAAATCAATAGTGGTGCTGTTTGACAACGAcaagaaaaat CCTCTGCTCATTAAACCTGACGGCACGGTACAACACAATGCTGAAGTCCCACTTCCTTACAAGACTG CTGACTTCACGGTGTTCAGGCCATCATCGTTTTACATCATGCTCCAGACCTCCTTCGGGCTGCAGGTGCAGGTACAGCTGGTGCCCATTATGCAAGTGTACATCACTGTGGATCAAAGCTTCCAGGGCAAGACTTGTG GTCTTTGTGGAAATTTTAACAAAGTGCTGTCTGATGACCTGAAGACCCCTCAGGGATTGGTGGAGGGTACAGCAGTTTCCTTTGCAAACACCTGGAAGGCCCAATCTAACTGCCCTGACCGTACTGAGAGAATGGACGATCCCTGTTCCTACAGCACTGACAGcg AGCACTTTGCTGAGCATTGGTGTTCCAAGATGAAGGACAAGGAGAGCCCCTTTGCCAAATGTCACTCTACTGTCAATCCAGAAAGCTACTACAAA AGATGCAAATACTCCAGCTGTACATGTGAAAAGAGTGAAGACTGTTTGTGTGCGGTATTCTCCTCATACGCCCGGGCCTGTGCAGCTAAAGGAATATTTCTCCAAGGCTGGCGGCAAACAGTGTGCG AGAAGTACACAGAGAACTGCCCGGCATCACAGAACTACTCCTATCAGCTGCAGAGCTGCCAGCATACCTGTATTTCTCTCAGCTCTGAGCGCCAAGGCTGCAATGTTGACTTTGTACCTGTGGACGGATGTGCATGTCCAGATGGACTCTACCAGGATGAGAGTGGACTGTGTGTACCTATGGAAAAATGTCCTTGTTACCATAATGGCCAGAAAATCCGTCCCGGCCAGTCTGTTAGCCTTAAGGATGAACACTG TGTTTGCATGAATGGAAAGTTCCACTGTCGATCCTCGAGAGCCCGTTTTCTAG AATGTCCCCATCCAAAGGTTTTCTTCAACTGCAGTACAGCAGGCCCAGATGAACATGGACTGGACTGTGCTCGCACTTGTTTGCAACAGGAagttgattgt TTCTCGCTGGACTGTGAATCTGGGTGCCAGTGTCCTACAGGTCTACTGGACGATGGCAAAGGATACTGT GACAAGTGTGGAAATAAAACGGGTCATTTTCATGTGATCACTGAGAATATTCCTTGCGGAACAACAGGAACCACATGTTCAAAGGCTGTTGGGATCCTTTTGGGG AGAACTAAACTGGAACTTTCTGAAGGCATTGTAAGAGTATCTGatactggaagtggtccactgatcaAGTACAATAAAAGAAACGTTGGTATGTACCTTGTTATCGATGCTGTCATCGGAATGACGGTTTTGTGGGACCGTAAAACAACTGTCCGCATCATTCTGCAACCTCAGCACATG GGAGAAGTTTGTGGCCTCTGTGGAAATTTCAATGGAAATGGAAAAGATGACTTTACCACTCAAGGCAACTTGCAAACCTCAAATATAATGGAGTTCGTGGacagctggaaagggttaagcACATGCCCTGATGCAGAACCAGACTTTGATCCCTGCTTTCAGACCCCTAATCGACACACATGGGCGAAAATACAATGTAGCATTATAAAGTCAAAGACTTTCAAAGACTGCCACAGCATG GTGGATCCAGGCCCTTTCTATGATAACTGTGTGAAGGACTCCTGTGCATGTGACACAGGTGGAGACTGTGAGTGCTTCTGCACAGCTGTGGCAGCTTACGCTCAAGCATGCAATGATAAAGAAGTCTGTGTGGCCTGGAGAACACCTGAGATCTGCC CTGTGTACTGTGACTACTACAATAAACCAGGTGAATGCATATGGCATTACAGTCCTTGTCATCCACCTTCGTACAAAACCTGTCTCAACCCTGAGGGTATCCACAATAACACTTTACCAAACCTGGAGG GTTGTTATCCAGAATGTCCAGAGGACAAGCctatatttgatgaaaaaaatcagATCTGTGTGGAGATATGTAATCAGACATGCAATGATAATGGGAACGAGTATGAACCTGGAGAGGAGATCCCAACTGACAAGCCCT GGTGCTGTTTCTACAATGGAACAGAATATGATCACAATGCAGTAATTTACAATGTTACAGATGGCATGGGAATGTGCTACTATGCAATTTGCATAAATACCACTGTAATAGAATCAATGGTACCATGCCCAACCCCAACCACAACACCACCTTCAACTACCCCAACTACACCACCTACTTCACCCACTGGTTCTTCATCTTCATCTACTCCAACAGGAAGTACTCCAACATCTGAAGTTACTGAATCTACCTCAACAGAATGTTTTATATGTGACTGGTCTGAGTGGTTTAATGTTTATAATCCTGCTACCGGAGGAGGGAATGACTTTGAGACATatgaaaaaataacagaaaatggaAAAGAGATATGTGAACATCCAGAAGATATTGAATGTAGGGCTACAGGCGAAATGGATATGAGCTTTGAAGATTATATCAGTCAAACAAAACAAGTTGCCCAGTGCAACGTTTCATATGGTTTG acatcttcacctacaccaacagtaattactacaacaacagaaaaacctactccattgacaccaacaggaagtaccccaacaactaaatcaacaacaacggtagaatctaccacatcaccacaaacacctgaaccacccaccagttccacatcttcacctacaccaacagtaattactacaacatcagaaaaacctactccatcgacaccaacaggaagtaccccaacaactaaattgactgaatcaacaacaacggtagaacctaccacatcaccacaaacacccgaaccacccaccagttccacatcttcacctacaccaacagtaattactacaacaacagaaaaacctactccatcgacaccaacaggaagtaccccaacaactaaattgactgaatcaacaacaacggtagaatctaccacatcaccacaaacacctgaaccacccaccagttccacatcttcacctacaccaacagtaattactacaacaacagaaaaacctactccatcgacaccaacaggaagtaccccaacaactaaatcaacaacaacggtagaatctaccacatcaccacaaacacctgaaccacccaccagttccacatcttcacctacaccaacagtaattactacaacaacagaaaaacctactccattgacaccaacaggaagtaccccaacaactaaatcaacaaca acaacagaaaaacctactccatcgacaccaacaggaagtaccccaacaactaaatcaacaacaacggtagaatctaccacatcaccacaaacacctgaaccacccaccagttccacatcttcacctacaccaacagtaattactacaacaacagaaaaacctactccattgacaccaacaggaagtaccccaacaactaaatcaacaacaacggtagaatctaccacatcaccacaaacacctgaaccacccaccagttccacatcttcacctacaccaacagtaattactacaacatcagaaaaacctactccatcgacaccaacaggaagtaccccaacaactaaattgactgaatcaacaacaacggtagaacctaccacatcaccacaaacacccgaaccacccaccagttccacatcttcacctacaccaacagtaattactacaacaacagaaaaacctactccttcgacaccaacaggaagtaccccaacaactaaattgactgaatcaacaacaacggtagaacctaccacatcaccacaaacacccgaaccacccaccagttccacatcttcacctacaccaacagtaattactacaacaacagaaaaacctactccatcaacaccaacaggaagtaccccaaCATCTAAAGTTACTGAATCTACCTCAACAGAATGTTTTATATGTGACTGGTCTGAGTGGTTTAATGTTTATAATCCTGCTACCGGAGGAGGGAATGACTTTGAGACATatgaaaaaataacagaaaatggaAAAGAGATATGTGAACATCCAGAAGATATTGAATGTAGGGCTACAGGCGAAATGGATATGAGCTTTGAAGATTATATCAGTCAAACAAAACAAGTTGCCCAGTGCAACGTTTCATATGGTTTG acaacagaaaaacctactccatcgacaccaacaggaagtaccccaaCAACTAAATCAACAACAACGGTAGAATCTACCACATCACCAGAAACACCtgaaccacccaccagttccacatcttcacctacaccaacagtaattactacaacaacagaaaaacctactccattgacaccaacaggaagtaccccaacaactaaatcaacaacaacggtagaatctaccacatcaccacaaacacctgaaccacccaccagttccacatcttcacctacaccaacagtaattactacaacaacagaaaaacctactccatcgacaccaacaggaagtaccccaacaactaaattgactgaatcaacaacaacggtagaatctacaacatcaccacaaacacctgaaccacccaccagttccacatcttcacctacaccaacagcaattactacaacaacagaaaaacctactccatcgacaccaacaggaagtaccccaaCAACTAAATTGACTGAATCAACAACAACGGTAGAATCTACAACATCACCACAAACAACtgaaccacccaccagttccacatcttcacctacaccaacagcaattactacaacaacagaaaaacctactccatcgacaccaacaggaagtaccccaacaactaaattgactgaatcaacaacaacggtagaatctacaacatcaccacaaacacctgaaccacccaccagttccacatcttcacctacaccaacagcaattactacaacaacagaaaaacctactccatcgacaccaacaggaagtaccccaaCAACTAAATTGACTGAATCAACAACAACGGTAGAATCTACCACATCACCACAAACACCAGAACCAGCcaccagttccacatcttcacctacaccaacagcaattactacaacaacagaaaaacctactccatcaacaccaacaggaagtaccccaacaactaaattgactgaatcaacaacaacggtagaatctaccacatcaccacaaacacctgaaccacccaccagttccacatcttcacctacaccaacagtaattactacaacaacagaaaaacctaCTCAATCAACaccaacaggaagtaccccaacaactaaatcaacaacaacggtagaatctaccacatcaccacaaacacctgaaccacccaccagttccacatcttcacctacaccaacagtaattactacaacaacagaaaaacctactccatcgacaccaacaggaagtaccccaacaactgaatcaacaacaacggtagaacctaccacatcaccacaaacacctgaaccacccaccagttccacatcttcacctacaccaacagtaattactacaacaacagaaaaacctactccatcaacaccaacaggaagtaccccaacaactaaatcaacaacaacggtagaatctaccacatcaccacaaacacctgaaccacccaccagttccacatcttcacctacaccaacagtaattactacaacatcagaaaaacctactccatcgacaccaacaggaagtaccccaacaactaaattgactgaatcaacaacaacggtagaacctaccacatcaccacaaacacccaaaccacccaccagttccacatcttcacctacaccaacagtaattactacaacaacagaaaaacctactccatcgacaccaacaggaagtaccccaacaactaaattgactgaatcaacaacaacggtagaatctacaacatcaccacaaacacctgaaccacccaccagttccacatcttcacctacaccaacagcaattactacaacaacagaaaaacctactccatcaacaccaacaggaagtaccccaacaactaaattgactgaatcaacaaca acaccaacagtaattactacaacaacagaaaaacctactccatcgacaccaacaggaagtaccccaacaactaaattgactgaatcaacaacaacggtagaacctaccacatcaccacaaacacccgaaccacccaccagttccacatcttcacctacaccaacagtaattactacaacaacagaaaaacctactccatcaacaccaacaggaagtaccccaacaactaaattgactgaatcaacaacaacggtagaacctaccacatcaccacaaacaccgaaccacccaccag ccacatcttcacctacaccaacagtaattactacaacaacagaaaaacctactccatcgacaccaacaggaagtaccccaacaactaaattgactgaatcaacaacaacggtagaacctaccacatcaccacaaacacccgaaccacccaccagttccacatcttcacctacaccaacagtaattactacaacaacagaaaaacctactccatcaacaccaacaggaagtaccccaaCAACTAAATTGACTGAATCAACAACAACGGTAGAATCTACCACTTCACCACAAACTCCATCAACTACTCCCATCACTACACCATGTTTTTGTGTGGTTAATGGAGTGCAGTATAATCCTG gtGAGACAATATTTGATACGGTTCACATTGGCTCTGGGATCTGTCTGACCATGATCTGCTCAGAAATCTGTGCACTGCAGAACAGCACAGAGCCATGTCCAACATCAACAACTCCTGCACCTACTCCATCAACAACTCCTGCACCTACTCCATCAACAACTCCTACACTTACTCCATCAACAACTCCTACACCGACTCCATACTACGACTGCCCAGAATGGGAGCAATATGTACacttaacataa
- the LOC127640153 gene encoding intestinal mucin-like protein, with protein MLCNCTMARCIEDNIIEIIPYECPPLQNITCANKKEPVLVYDEYYCCQYYACDCFCEGWGDPHYITFDGLFYSYQGNCTYVLMEEIRPQHHLKIYIDNVFCDPTELVSCPRSIIVSYNNQVITLKNHNFIGGAELEALKDDVKLRLPFASNGVRVVNSDLDLILEIPQLDIVVTFGATGFSINLPFQYFGNNTQGHCGTCNNNVADDCMLPGGILVDDCAAMADYWPANDVNKEICTKPTEIPTVGPGIKPTIKPCQAHPDCELLRSELFQECHPYVSPENYLLGCQYDSCHMSNPSVVCASLQSYARACSQLGICINWRNNTMLCNIECSEDKVFKPCGPAEPPTCDDELEDIMIIVRTEGCFCPEGTMLFNKQSGVCVEKCGCLDSSGIPREFDEVFQYNCEECVCEKASKSVICKPKQCPDPNPQSCSEPGFVLVNTTDPSEPCCNKQVCKCEITMCPPLDKKCNIGHSPEMEVPEGKCCPEIKCVPKGVCVHKNQEYEPGAIIPVVDCQECTCTWDMDPNSQLFKIRCGFVQCNENCDPGYEYIDSNNDNDCCGKCVQTHCIINVNGTTHILKEGAVLPTTNQGCDRITCTKVNGQFITDNYRIQCPPFNMSNCQPGTYQLSVDGCCPVCVDQNKGCQVKTVHDFILHKECQSERKIDLTFCEGDCSSSSMYSELGVSICSCCQATRTSNRTVALGCVNGDKVTHTYVHVEQCGCSKTNCHSSGVSQHILAENARGKRSLRLP; from the exons ATGTTGTGTAACTGCACCATGGCGAGGTGCATAGAGGACAACATTATTGAGATTATCCCATATGAATGTCCTCCACTTCAGAACATCACCTGTGCTAATAAAAAGGAACCAGTGCTTGTTTATGATGAGTACTATTGTTGCCAGTATTACGCTTGTGACT GTTTTTGTGAAGGCTGGGGTGACCCTCACTACATTACATTTGATGGACTCTTCTACAGTTACCAAGGAAACTGCACTTACGTATTAATGGAGGAAATCAGGCCTCAACACCACTTGAAGATCTACATCGATAACGTCTTCTGTGACCCTACTGAGCTTGTATCCTGTCCCAGATCCATTATTGTGTCTTATAACAATCAAGTCATAACTcttaaaaatcacaattttataGGAGGTGCAGAGCTAGAG GCTTTGAAGGACGATGTTAAGCTAAGGCTGCCTTTTGCCAGTAATGGTGTGAGGGTTGTAAACTCAGACCTAGACTTGATCCTGGAGATTCCACAGCTGGACATTGTTGTAACATTTGGAGCCACTGGATTCAGCATCAATCTGCCATTCCAGTATTTTGGAAACAACACACAAGGGCACTGTG GAACATGCAACAACAATGTGGCCGATGACTGTATGCTCCCTGGAGGGATCTTGGTGGACGACTGTGCGGCAATGGCTGATTACTGGCCAGCCAATGATGTGAACAAAGAAATTTGCACTAAACCAACAGAGATACCTACAGTTGGGCCTGGTATCAAACCCACAATTAAGCCATGTCAAGCCCACCCTGACTGCGAGCTCTTAAGGAGCGA GTTGTTCCAAGAGTGTCACCCCTATGTGTCCCCAGAAAACTACTTATTAGGCTGTCAATATGATAGTTGTCATATGAGCAACCCCAGTGTGGTGTGTGCCAGTCTGCAGAGCTACGCAAGGGCTTGCTCTCAGCTTGGCATCTGTATAAACTGGAGAAACAACACTATGCTCTGCA ATATTGAATGTTCAGAAGATAAAGTCTTTAAGCCTTGTGGTCCAGCTGAACCACCAACCTGCGACGATGA ACTTGAAGATATTATGATTATAGTGCGCACTGAGGGCTGCTTTTGCCCGGAGGGGACAATGCTCTTCAACAAGCAGTCTGGAGTGTGTGTGGAAAAATGCG GATGCCTGGACTCCTCTGGGATACCACGTGAG TTCGATGAGGTTTTCCAGTACAACTGCGAGGAGTGTGTCTGTGAAAAGGCCAGCAAATCGGTCATCTGTAAGCCCAAGCAGTGCCCTGATCCTAACCCTCAGAGCTGTTCTGAGCCCGGCTTTGTGTTGGTCAATACCACTGATCCCTCAGAACCATGCTGCAACAAGCAAGTTTGCA AATGTGAAATCACTATGTGCCCACCTTTGGATAAGAAGTGTAACATTGGACATTCTCCAGAAATGGAAGTCCCGGAGGGAAAATGCTGTCCAGAAATCAAATGCG TGCCAAAAGGAGTGTGTGTCCACAAAAACCAAGAATATGAG CCTGGTGCAATCATCCCTGTCGTTGACTGTCAAGAATGTACCTGTACATGGGACATGGATCCTAATTCACAGTTGTTCAAGATCCGTTGTGGATTTGTGCAGTGCAACGAGAATTGTGATCCT GGTTATGAATATATTGATTCAAACAATGACAACGACTGCTGTGGGAAGTGTGTGCAAACTCACTGTATCATCAATGTCAACGGCACCACTCATATACTgaag GAAGGAGCTGTTCTGCCCACCACAAACCAGGGCTGTGACAGAATCACCTGCACTAAAGTTAACGGACAGTTCATCACCGATAACTACAGAATCCAGTGCCCTCCTTTCAACATGTCCAACTGCCAGCCT GGCACGTACCAGCTGTCAGTTGATGGTTGCTGTCCTGttt GTGTGGACCAGAACAAAGGATGTCAAGTAAAGACTGTTCATGATTTCATACTTCACAAGGAATGCCAATCAGAGAGGAAAATAGACTTGACTTTTTGTGAGGGAGACTGTTCCAGTTCTAGCAT GTACTCTGAGCTTGGAGTGTCCATTTGTAGCTGTTGCCAGGCGACTCGCACAAGTAATCGTACAGTGGCTCTTGGCTGTGTAAATGGAGACAAAGTAACCCACACGTATGTCCATGTTGAGCAGTGTGGCTGTAGCAAAACTAACTGTCACAGCAGTGGGGTGAGCCAGCACATACTCGCTGAAAACGCCCGCGGTAAACGCAGCCTCAGATTGCCGTGA